A stretch of Paludisphaera borealis DNA encodes these proteins:
- a CDS encoding PEP-CTERM sorting domain-containing protein, giving the protein MCRIALAAIAVAGPSARAGFIENHASTRATAGHHPGSVSDDMDSGQFSATSSASDNGGGYSSGSIVGTSSSATAEGSSHGFSLRVEANYKFVGLDVEGGASANASWEDLLFLSTYHPDIVGNTIRLNFRAQGEVFRSGDSLGGGGSSVGLNLAGSSYDVSWMTTSAAYVNRTGNGLVHSGWDSFSGGAAAFDGWTHIDIPILFGVGGPGTGYLGTGGVYFSVNLGAQTGGRASSGPLGADLHAWDPFQFVSVTLPDVGNVTPESLGVGITFDSGISSPNLATVPEPSSLVLCGTGALGFCCFLRRGRKPRETRR; this is encoded by the coding sequence GTGTGCCGGATCGCCCTGGCGGCGATCGCCGTGGCCGGCCCATCCGCCCGGGCGGGTTTCATCGAAAACCACGCCTCCACACGCGCCACGGCCGGGCATCATCCCGGGTCGGTCTCGGACGACATGGATTCGGGCCAGTTTAGCGCCACTTCCTCCGCCTCGGACAACGGGGGCGGGTACTCTTCGGGTTCGATCGTCGGCACTTCCAGTTCGGCGACAGCGGAAGGCTCCTCCCATGGGTTCAGCCTTCGCGTCGAAGCCAATTACAAATTCGTGGGTCTCGATGTCGAGGGAGGCGCCTCGGCAAATGCGTCGTGGGAAGACCTTCTCTTCCTGAGCACCTACCACCCGGACATCGTCGGTAACACGATCCGACTCAACTTCCGCGCGCAAGGGGAGGTTTTCCGCTCAGGCGATTCTCTCGGCGGGGGGGGATCGAGTGTTGGGCTGAACCTGGCGGGATCGAGCTACGACGTATCCTGGATGACAACCAGTGCTGCATATGTGAATCGCACCGGGAACGGGCTGGTTCATAGTGGGTGGGATTCATTTTCCGGTGGGGCGGCTGCCTTCGATGGGTGGACACACATCGACATCCCAATTCTCTTTGGTGTGGGAGGTCCGGGCACGGGATACTTGGGGACGGGTGGAGTTTACTTCAGCGTCAACCTGGGCGCTCAGACCGGCGGTCGGGCCAGCTCGGGCCCCCTCGGCGCCGACCTTCATGCCTGGGACCCATTTCAGTTCGTCTCCGTCACCCTCCCGGACGTGGGCAACGTGACCCCCGAGTCCTTGGGCGTCGGCATCACCTTCGATTCGGGGATCTCCTCTCCGAACCTGGCGACCGTTCCCGAGCCGTCGAGCCTCGTCCTGTGCGGCACTGGCGCCCTCGGATTCTGTTGCTTCCTGCGTCGCGGACGGAAGCCCCGGGAAACTCGGCGATGA
- a CDS encoding helix-turn-helix transcriptional regulator, translated as MAKSARIRAEDCRAISGLLGDCRDLGDDRHAWREHALSGLARLIDAELGILGEMAGCRSGRPRDLGTVTLGWQAGFVPRRAFDAHFEAFNREPDTYMPTMVEGFRYFDPAEGFCLRRTDLRADRPWYTSAEYQRTMTSFGADHILWCFRPIPHASDNNFGLVIFRGRRRRDFDARELRLVRETAAVLAPLVGGPLARFTDPSPRDLPPRARQVLACLLEGDGDKQAAARLRLSPHTVNQYVKLIFRHFGVSSRTELLARWIRRGWGSRFSWLEG; from the coding sequence ATGGCGAAGTCCGCGCGCATCAGGGCTGAGGATTGCAGGGCGATCTCGGGGCTCCTCGGCGACTGCCGCGACCTGGGGGACGACCGCCACGCCTGGCGCGAGCACGCCCTGTCGGGCCTGGCGCGCCTGATCGACGCCGAACTCGGCATCCTCGGCGAGATGGCGGGCTGCCGCTCCGGTAGGCCGCGCGACCTGGGGACGGTCACCCTCGGCTGGCAGGCCGGCTTCGTCCCGCGTCGCGCGTTCGACGCCCACTTCGAGGCTTTCAACCGCGAGCCCGACACCTACATGCCGACCATGGTCGAGGGCTTCCGATACTTCGATCCCGCCGAGGGCTTTTGCCTGCGCCGGACCGACCTCCGGGCCGACCGCCCGTGGTACACCTCGGCCGAGTACCAGAGGACCATGACCTCTTTCGGCGCGGACCACATCCTGTGGTGCTTCCGCCCGATCCCGCACGCGTCGGATAACAACTTCGGATTGGTCATCTTCCGTGGCAGGAGGCGTCGCGACTTCGACGCCCGCGAACTCCGGCTGGTGCGCGAGACGGCCGCGGTGCTCGCACCGCTAGTCGGCGGTCCGCTGGCGCGGTTCACCGACCCGTCGCCGCGCGACCTGCCGCCCCGCGCGCGGCAGGTCCTGGCCTGCCTGCTCGAGGGCGACGGCGACAAGCAGGCCGCGGCCCGGCTGCGGTTGAGCCCGCACACCGTGAATCAGTACGTCAAGTTGATCTTCCGGCATTTCGGCGTATCCAGCCGCACGGAGCTGCTGGCCCGCTGGATCCGACGGGGTTGGGGGAGCCGGTTCTCCTGGCTGGAAGGCTGA
- a CDS encoding DUF983 domain-containing protein: MKYRFSPSVMVSRGCPQCGHAMFRSPLSMYDDCPGCGLDFDRGDPGYFTGAMYVSYGAGIPIIALLTLILHLLIPSWSLFRLVLLAWGLCLPFVPWIWQYSRVIWVHFDQWIDPLRDDRGETHSLTED; the protein is encoded by the coding sequence ATGAAGTACCGCTTCTCCCCGTCGGTAATGGTTAGCCGCGGCTGCCCCCAGTGCGGACACGCGATGTTCCGTTCGCCGCTCTCGATGTACGACGACTGCCCGGGGTGCGGGCTCGACTTCGACCGCGGCGATCCGGGGTACTTCACCGGGGCGATGTACGTGAGCTACGGGGCCGGCATCCCGATCATCGCGCTGCTGACGTTGATCTTGCATTTGCTGATCCCGAGTTGGTCTTTGTTTCGCCTCGTGTTGCTGGCATGGGGACTGTGCTTGCCGTTCGTTCCCTGGATCTGGCAATATTCACGGGTAATCTGGGTTCATTTCGATCAGTGGATCGACCCCTTGCGGGACGACCGCGGGGAAACTCATTCGTTGACTGAGGATTAG
- a CDS encoding formate--tetrahydrofolate ligase, translating to MAGTNGGGLRPIVDVARDLDIAPEFLEPYGRDQAKVHLDALTASGRPAGKLILVSAITPTPAGEGKTTTSIGLAQGMWRIGRRAALALRQPSMGPVFGRKGGATGGGLSKVEPSNKINLQFTGDFHAITAANNLLSAAIDNRLYFRDLDLDPTRILWKRALDMNDRSLRKIVIGLGGHSQGVPRESGFDITAASEVMAILCLSESLADLRQRIDRILVGFGGDGSSVLAGRLGVTGAMTAILKEAILPNLVQTTESTPAFVHGGPFANIAHGCNSVLATRMALASADYAVTEAGFAFDLGGEKFFDLKCRSAGLNPAAVVIVATIRALKMHGGVALSEITKPDPAAVERGLVNLAAHLDSAANFGKPTLVAINQFAADTPEELELVHAFCKSRNVPCSTANVFGKGGAGTTDLAEKVVAAASVPETPFQALYPLDWPAERKIERIAKAMYGAAGVVIQQAAEQKLRKATQLGYGQLPICMAKTQDSLSDNPKLRGRPQGFTLNVRDVEIAAGAGFLVALTGEIMRMPGLPLRPAAERIDVDAEGNIIGLT from the coding sequence ATGGCTGGAACCAATGGAGGCGGCTTGCGACCAATCGTCGACGTGGCCCGCGACCTCGACATCGCACCCGAGTTCCTGGAGCCCTACGGGCGCGACCAGGCCAAGGTGCACCTCGACGCCTTGACCGCGAGCGGGCGGCCGGCGGGCAAGCTGATCCTGGTCTCGGCGATCACGCCGACCCCGGCCGGCGAGGGCAAGACGACGACGTCGATCGGCCTGGCCCAGGGGATGTGGAGGATCGGCCGGCGAGCGGCCCTGGCCTTGCGCCAGCCTTCGATGGGGCCGGTCTTCGGCCGTAAGGGAGGGGCGACCGGAGGCGGCCTCAGCAAGGTCGAGCCGTCGAACAAAATCAACCTCCAGTTCACCGGCGACTTCCACGCGATCACCGCCGCGAACAACCTGCTGTCCGCCGCCATCGACAACCGCCTTTACTTCCGCGACCTCGATCTCGACCCGACCCGCATCCTCTGGAAGCGGGCGCTCGACATGAACGACCGGTCGTTGCGGAAGATCGTCATCGGCCTCGGCGGCCACTCCCAGGGCGTCCCGCGAGAAAGCGGGTTCGACATCACGGCGGCCAGCGAGGTGATGGCGATCCTCTGCCTCTCCGAGTCGCTCGCCGACCTCCGCCAGCGGATCGACCGCATCCTCGTGGGCTTCGGCGGCGACGGCTCGTCCGTGCTGGCCGGCCGGCTCGGCGTGACGGGGGCGATGACGGCGATCCTCAAGGAGGCGATCCTCCCCAACCTCGTCCAGACGACCGAGTCGACGCCCGCGTTCGTCCACGGCGGCCCGTTCGCGAACATCGCCCACGGTTGCAATTCGGTCCTGGCGACCCGCATGGCGCTCGCGTCCGCCGACTACGCGGTGACCGAGGCCGGCTTCGCCTTCGACCTCGGCGGCGAGAAGTTCTTCGACCTGAAGTGCCGCTCGGCGGGCCTCAACCCGGCGGCCGTGGTCATCGTCGCCACCATCCGCGCCCTCAAGATGCACGGCGGCGTGGCCCTCTCGGAGATCACCAAGCCCGATCCGGCGGCCGTCGAGCGCGGGCTGGTGAACCTGGCGGCCCATCTCGACAGCGCCGCGAACTTCGGCAAGCCGACCCTCGTGGCGATCAACCAGTTCGCGGCCGATACGCCCGAAGAGCTGGAACTGGTCCACGCCTTCTGCAAGTCGCGGAACGTCCCTTGCTCGACGGCCAACGTCTTCGGTAAGGGAGGAGCGGGAACGACCGACCTGGCCGAGAAGGTCGTCGCCGCCGCGTCCGTCCCAGAAACCCCTTTTCAGGCGCTCTACCCGCTCGACTGGCCGGCCGAACGCAAGATCGAGCGGATCGCCAAGGCGATGTACGGCGCGGCGGGCGTCGTCATCCAGCAGGCCGCCGAACAGAAGCTCCGCAAGGCGACCCAGCTCGGCTACGGCCAGTTGCCGATCTGCATGGCCAAGACGCAGGACTCGCTCTCCGACAATCCCAAGCTGCGAGGCCGACCGCAGGGCTTCACCCTCAACGTCCGCGACGTCGAGATCGCCGCCGGCGCGGGCTTCCTCGTCGCCCTGACCGGCGAGATCATGCGGATGCCCGGTCTGCCCCTGCGTCCCGCCGCCGAGCGGATCGACGTCGACGCCGAGGGAAACATCATCGGCCTGACCTGA